AGGAGGAAGTCGATTTGAAACAGTTGGACGGTGGAAATGGACCGGTTGTTTATGTAGATGAAGCCATAGAACTGAAAGCACACTCAAAGTATCGGAGTTTTTGGAAGAAGCTCAAGAAGAATAAAGGCGCACTAGTAGGGGCTGGGATTCTCTTCTTTTTCATTACAATGTCCGCTCTTGCACCATTTATAGGGCATTATCCTGTCAATGAAATGATGTTTGAAGACAGTTTACAAGGGCCGAGCGCAAAGCATTTACTTGGGACGGATGAATTTGGGCGAGATTTGTTCACAAGAATGTTATACGGAGGACGCGTCTCCTTGCTAATGGGGCTTGTGGCCGTTTCAATTTCGGGGACAATCGGCGTCATTTTAGGTGTGATCGCAGGCTATTACCGTAAGCTTGATATGTACATCATGCAGTTCATGGATATATTGATGGCTTTTCCTTCATTGCTGATGGCCATTGCAATCGTTTCGATTCTTGGTGTCGGGTTGACTAACGCAATGATTGCCGTTGCGATTTCAGTCATTCCTTCTTTCGTTAGGATTGTCCGAGGCTCCGTATTATCCGTTCGGGAAACAGAGTACGTGGAAGCGTCGAGGGCGCTGGGCGTGAAAGATTGGAGAATCATCGTTAAACATATCTTACCGAACGTTGCTTCTCCAATTATCGTTCTTGCAACGATTCAATTTGGCGGCAGCATTTTATCCGCCGCGGCACTAAGCTTCCTTGGGTTAGGTGCTCAGCCGCCGAATCCGGAATGGGGAGCGCTAGTCTACGTGGGTAAATCATTTTTAAGCCAAGCATGGTGGATGACATTGTTCCCGGGACTTGCAATTATGCTCGTTGTATTAGGCTTCAATTTATTAGGCGATGGTTTGCGGGATGCTTTGGATCCTAGGCTTAAATAGTAGGGGGAGATCTATTTGCTAAAGGAAAAGATCGAGTCATATATAAGTGGAATAGATGCGACTTTTGGGATTTCAATTAAACATTTAGGGACGAACGAAGAAGTGCATTTACAAGGCGATCGCTACTTTCAAACAGCAAGCGTCGTAAAGGTCCCGATACTTGCGGCTTTGTATGATGCCGTCTATAAAGGAAGAATTGATATTAAGGAAAGAATCGTACTGCAAAAGGAAGATCGAATCCCGGGCTCCGGTGTGTTTCAAGAAATGGATGCCGGAATATCGCCGACAATTAAAGACTTGGCAATGATGATGATCATCGTCAGTGACAATATGGCGACGGACAAGCTGTTAACGATGGTAGATTCGCAAACGGTCCAGGATTATATGCGAACAATTGGTTTAGAGCATATCCATGTGAAGCACTCGATTTGGGAGCTGTTAAGTTTATGTGCGGGCATTGGGCCTACAGAATATAGTGATGAAATGTTCAATCAGATCATTAATACATTGATAGCAGGTCATTATGATCGGGATAGTATCGTTTTTCAAGAAACCACTGAAAACAATGTGAGCACAACCCGTGACATGAACCGGTTAATGGAGAAGATTGCGAGAGGTGAAATTTTCTCAAAAGCATGCTGTACCGATATCCGTGAAATTCTCCTACGCCAACAATACACACAACGCATTCCAGGTTTATTGCCAAGAGGAACGAAAGTCGCCAATAAAACCGGGAGTTTAGGGACGGTTTATAACGACACAGGCATCGTCTATTTGCCCGATCAAAAAGGTGAATTTGTCATCACTGTATTTTCAGTTGGCAAAACGCTCGACTACGAAGGGAATGAACCAATCGCCCGGATTGCGAAGATCGCCTTCGATTATTTTCTAGAAGGGGCGGCTGGATGAATGGAGGAGCTATTGAAAGTAGAAGATATGCACATTTTTTTTCATGGGGAAAAAGGTGATGTGATTCCTGCAGTGAAAGGGGTTAACTTCCATATCCATGAAGGGGAGACGCTTGGGTTAGTTGGGGAGTCAGGATGCGGTAAGAGCTTGACGTCCCTTTCCATTATGCAGTTGATTCCAAAAAATGATGGTTTTACAGAAGGAAAAATATTGCTTGACGATATAGATGTGAATGTATGCAGCGAAAAAGAAATGAGGGCCATCCGTGGGAATAAAATGTCGATGATCTTTCAAGAGCCGATGACTTCCTTGAATCCAGTCCATAAAATCGGCAAGCAAATCGGTGAAGTGCTCTTATTACATGACGTAGGGGACCCGAAAATAATTAAAGTGCGGACGATTGAAATTCTTAAGAAGGTCGGCATTCCTAGAGCGGAGAAGATTGTTGATGAGTACCCCCACCAATTGTCGGGCGGAATGCGCCAAAGGGTCATGATTGCGATGGCGATGGCTTGCAATCCCAAATTATTGATTGCGGATGAACCTACGACGGCATTGGATGTAACGATACAAGCCCAGATATTGGACTTGATGAACACGTTGCAGGAAGAATACAAAACCGCAATCCTATTGATCACACATGATTTAGGTGTCATTGCCGAAATGGCGGACCGTGTGATGGTAATGTATTATGGACAAATCGTTGAAGAGGCGGACGTGCGTTCACTGTTTAAAGAACCGAAGCACCCATACACACTTGGTTTATTGCATTCTGTACCGACTTTAGAGGCTGAGGATGAAGCACGCTTGAATCCGATTCATGGAACTGTGCCGAATTTGGGTGATATCCAAGTGGGCTGTCCATTTCGGGCAAGATGTGAAAGGGCCTTTGACAAATGCAAAGAGGAAAACCCTCCTTTATTCCAAATGGACAACCACTCCGTTAGATGCTGGTTGTACGAGGGGCAGGGGGTATCCGTATGAGCGAACCTTTGTTAACGGTTAGAGATTTGAAAACATATTTTCCACTACGCAAAGGTTTATTCAAAAGAAATAATGGGTTTGTCAAAGCGGTGGATGGTATCAGTTTTCAAGTGCAACGAGGAGAAACACTGGGCATTGTCGGGGAAAGCGGCTGCGGGAAATCTACAATGGGACGAAGTATTCTCCGATTAATCGAACCTAGCTCGGGCTCCATCCAATTTGAAGGGCAAGAAGTGACAACGTTGAAAGGTTCTCAATTAAGGAAATTAAGGGCGGAAATGCAAATTGTCTTTCAGGATCCGTATGCTTCTTTGAATCCGAAATTGACGGTTGGCTCAATCTTAGATGAGGCATTGTCAACACACCATATTGGAAATAACGCAAAGCAACGAAAAGAGATGATTTCGGATTTATTATCAAGTGTGGGGTTAAGCCCTTCACATATCGGGCGTTATCCACATGAGTTCAGTGGCGGACAGCGGCAGCGGATCGGGATTGCACGTGCGGTTGCAGTCAAGCCTTCAATTATCATTGCGGATGAACCTGTTTCTGCGTTAGATGTTTCTGTACAAGCCCAGATTCTGAATTTATTTGAAGAGTTGAAAGAGACGTTGGGGCTGACGTATATTTTCATCGCTCACGACTTGAGCGTCGTCAAACATGTCAGCGATCGAATCGGCGTCATGTATTTAGGGAGGATTGTCGAGCTTTCCGATAAGAAGGAGCTATTCAAAAATCCTTTACATCCATATACACAAGCTTTAATGTCGGCTGTTCCTTCGCTAGATCCTGACGTGAAGAAAGAACGGATCATCTTAAAAGGTGACGTGCCAAATCCGGCAGCTCCACCTTCAGGTTGCCCATTCCATCCACGGTGCCAATTTGCCAAGGACGTTTGCAAATCGGTGAGACCGAAAGAGATTTCGGTTAGTTCAGTAAGGACTGTTAGTTGTCATATGTATGATGATGAGCATCGGAATATATTTTCAGGTTTTTCAGTTATAGAAAAATAGCTTTTATCAATGTGGTTAATTAATGAATGAAAGTGTGAGTATGTGACCGACTTTTAGTCGATCTCATACTCGCTTTTTTGTTTTTTAAGCCACATATTTTTATTCAAGTCAGAAAAAGAGGAGATATGAAAATGATGTCTGTATGTACTCTACAAAAAAAGTAATCATATTTGTTTGTAATTGACATAGAAGTGCGAGAGTCTACTCGGTAGAATTCGGTTATAGTTAGAATATTTGAAAGGGGTAGTCAATTTGGATTTCACTATAAATAATGATGTCAAAGAAGTTCTTGCAGCAATAAACAAATTTCTTGAAGCAGAAGTTGTCCCACTTCAAGAAAAGTATAAGCGCGAGTTGGAAAATGAACGCTATTTTTATAATGAGGATGGAACATATTCTCCAAACGTCGTGGAAGCATTTAAACTGATTCGGATGAAGTCGGCCGAGGCTGGATTTTACAATATGTTTGGGGAACCTGAATTAGGAGGATCAGGAGACGTTTTTGGTCCTGTTTCAATTGCTTTGATCTTTGAACATCTGACAAAGAAGCACGGCATCGACCCTTTTTCTTATGAAATGTTCCCAAGGGGCTTATTCACAGGTGGATTAACACCTGTTTTGCTTGGTCTACAAGAAGAAATCCGAGAAGAAGTGCTTAAGGAAATTTCAAGCGGGGAAACATTGCTTTGCTTTGGCCTCAGTGAGCCGGATGCGGGTTCAGATGTTTGGAATATGCAAACAAAAGCTGTACAAGACGGGGACGAGTGGGTGATCAATGGAACGAAGCAATGGATAACAAACGCCCATTACGCCAAATATGTGATGACTTTCGCGATTACAGATCCGGAACTAGCAAAGGCGAGAAAAGGTGGAATCAGTTGTTTTCTCGTTCCAATCGATGGCGTGACGGTTGTCCCGACATCGACGATTCCAGTGCTAGGTCATTTGGGATCTGCAACGGCAATCATTTCATTTGAAAATGCCCGTGTCCATCAGAAGTATATTATTGGAGATTTACATCAAGGGTTTGGGAAAGCGTTAAAAGGAGTGGATTTGGGACGTATCGTCATGGCGGCTTTATGTGTAGGTGTTGCACAATGGGCATTAAAAATTGCAGTTAATTATGCGAATGAACGTAAAACGTTCGGGGTGACGATCGGGAACCACCAAGCGATTCAAATGATGTTAGCTGATTGTGCGATGGATATTTACGCCGGGCGTAATATGCTGCTGAACTGCGCATGGAAAATGGAAAATCAATCTGAATTACCGCTGAAGGAAATATCAATGATCAAAGCATTCTGTACAGAAATGGCACAAAGGGTCATTGATAATTGCATGCAAATTTGCGGTGGGATGGGGTTGACGAACGAAATGAAACTTGAAAAAGCGTGGAGATGGGCAAGGATGATGCGTATTCCAGATGGGACAACCGAGATTCAAAAAAGAACAATTGCGAAAAAATTGTTGCAAGGCGATTTGCAATTTTGAATTGAAAAAGAAATGAAAGCGGTTACTTTCATAAGAAGAGGAGTGAGATAGATGAAAAAGGTTTTCGCTATTTTGGGCTTGGCGTTACTATTAATCCTAGGTGCTTGCAGTAAAGTGGACAGTGGTTCAGAGAACAGTGACTCTAAAAAAGTATACGAGTTGAACGTCAGTAACATTCAGCCTTCCACGCATCACTACGTGTACAACGTTTATGAACCATGGACAGAATTTGTGGAAAAAGAAACTAATGGACGTGTGAAGGTAAATGTATATCACGGAGGGACTTTAGGAAAGCCGACTTCAGCTTTTGAAGATACCCGAGGTGGTATTGCCGATATAGGGTTGGTCATTTCAACATACTATTATGATAGTATTTTCTTCCCTTACACAATTGGAAACTTGCCGTTCGCTTTCCCGGATTCTCAGGTAGGCAGTGAAATCATGACGAAGTTCGGGGAAAAATACGCTGTCGATGCAATTGAAGAAGAAGTTCATTATTTGGGTGGAAGTTATGTAACCGATCCATATAATCTATTTTCCCAAAAACCAATTCGAAAAATTGAAGATATAAGAGGATTGAAAATGAGAGTTCAAGGTAAGTCGGATGTCCCGCTTGTAGAAGCGTGGGGCGGTGTTCCTGTATCGATTCCTTTGGATGAAACGTATGAAGCTTTGCAAAAGGGTACGTTGGATACCGCTTTCTATTCGACAATCGGCGTTTTGGGTCACAAATACTATGAGGTGGCACCAAATGTAATGAAATTGGGAACAACCGTTACGCCTGTTACGCCAATCATGAACAAAGAATACTATGAATCGCTGCCAGAAGACTTGCAAAAAATGTTTGATGAAGTGCTTGGACCGAAATTGGCTGAGTTGTTGAGTGAGACGCACAAAAAGGAATTGGACAAAGCGTATGTCGAACTGGATAAGCTAATTGAAGGCAAGGGAGAAATCATTGAATTGGCTCCTGAAGAAGAGGCGAAATTTAAAGCTTCCGCAAAGACGATTTGGGATGATTGGGTCGCAGATGCGAATGCGAAAGGTTATCCGGGAGATCAGATGATGGAGGACTTTAAAAAAATGATTCTTGAAGAAGGATTACAACTACCGTTCTAATTTTAGTGGAAAAGAATATGTCTTGGTTGTCAATCAAGACATATTTTTTACATATGGAGGTGAAATAAATGGGAATTGTGGAGAAGTGGATAGGTTTTCTAACGACAATTTCAAGATGGATTGCGATTTTCACAATGACGAGTATGGTGATTTTTACGACTTATGCAGTCATCAGCCGTAACTTGGGTGCTCCAGTCGTGGGAGATGTTGAATTCATGCAACTTGGCATGGTCGTGTTAATTATGTTCGCGCTCGCATACACGCAAAAAGAGAATGCCCATATTTCCATCGGGTTGATTGTCGATCGGTTACCGCGAAAAGTTCAAGAATTTATAGATGTCATCAGCTATCTTTCCACGTTCATCATTTGTATCCTCATTGGATGGGTCAGCTTAAAGATTGGATTGAATTCAATGATCGGGAATGTAAAAACGACAGATTTGCTTGGCGTCCCACATTTTCCGTTTCGATTCATCATCGCATTAGGTTTTACGATGTGGGGGCTGGAAGCCCTTTTAAAGGTCGTCCGTTCCACTGTTATTTTCTTTGCTGGAAAGGAGGGGTAATGTGAACATCGAGCTGATCGGATTGATGGGCATTGTGTTAATGTTCATTCTCATGTTTTTGAGATTCCCGATTGCCATTGCGATGGCGATTCCCGCTTTTCTTGGAATTTGCTATTTAAAAGGCTGGAAAACACTTACTACCGCTATTGAGACAATTATTTGGGATCATAGCTTCAGTTATACACTAACTACAATTCCTCTTTTCATATGGATGGGCGAATTGCTATTTGTGTCCGGCATTAGTAATGAATTGTTTAAAATGTTCCGCTTGTGGATGGGGCGTCTAAGAGGGGGACTCGGCTTAGCGACAATCGGTGCGTCAGCGATTTTTGCGGCTGCTTCCGGCTCTAGCTTGGCGACCACTGGAACAATGGGTGCGATTGCATCGAAGGAGATGGATCGATTCGGATATAAAGATTCGTTCTCCGCTGGGACAATTGTTGCAGGTGGTACATTGGGGATTCTTATTCCACCGAGCACGGCATTTATCGTTTATGGCATGTTAACCGAGCAATCCATCGGTAAGCTTCTTATTGCAGGTATTATCCCGGGCATTATGTTAACCGGGTTATATATGTTAACAGTCTATATTTCAGCGAGGCTTAATCCGGACATCGCCCCTGTAACTTCTGGCGGTGGATGGAGGGAAAAAATCCATTCTCTCAAATCGACAATCTGGATCTTAATCTTATTTATCGTCGTTATTGGCGGAATGTATATCGGTTTCTTCAGTCCGACGGAAGCAGCTGCAGTGGGTGCATTTGGAGCCATGCTTACAGCTTTACTGAATCGGAAATTGACGTTCAAGAATTTTATCGAGTCTGCCTCCAATACGTTAAAAACTACCGGTTTCTTGTTTGCCATCATGCTGGCAGCATTCATGTTGAATTACTTTCTTGCCATTACGAGAGTTCCGATGCTTATGGCGGATGCGATTGATTCACTTTCTATGCCGAACTTTGTCATATTTATGCTGATCATCGTTATGTATCTCATTCTTGGTGCTTTCATGGATTCTTTGGCGATGATCGTCATTACGATTCCAATTATTTTACCAATCATAAATGCGATGGATATGGATTTAATATGGTTTGGGGTGATTATCGTTTTGATCATTGAATTAGGGTTAATCACACCGCCGGTTGGGATGAATTGTTATGTATTGAAGGGAGTTTCAGACTATTCACTTGAAACGATCTTTAAAGGTGCAGCTAGGTTTATTCTTCCAATCATCGTTATGATTCTCATCTTGTACTTCTTCCCCGAGATCGCTTTGTTTCTACCATCCAAAATGTAAATAGAAATAGAGAGTGGAAATGCATTCATTTCTTCACTCTCTATTTTTTTCGTCAATCTTGTTTAACGAGCCGATGGATGATGATGGCGATTTGAAGGTTAAGACGGTTTTGTGTGTGCGCTAAATCGATTTCCAATATTTCTTCAATCCGGTTTAACCGATAGCGCAGAGTGTTGTAGTGTATATGTAGTTTTTCAGCTGACACTTGAATAGCTGATTCATTATCCAGAAACACCTCTAATGTTTTCAATAACTCGGATTTGTTTTGATTCTCATATGTAATGATTTTTCCGAGGTATCGATCCATAAATTCTTTCATGTACTCCGTATTTTCCGTATTGAATAACAACCCAATGATTCCAAGTTCCTTGAAATGTACAATGGGTGTTTTGAATTGAAATGAATGAGCGAATTCCGCAGCTTTTTTCGCCTCGTTGAACCCTTTTAGATAATCTTTGACTTGTACAATGTCATTGCTGATCCCGATGCGGAATTGTAGTTCAGGATGCTTGTCCTCCACGTAGCTAACCGCGAATTTCGCTACGGTTCGGATATTTTGTTCAGGTGTGACAAGGATGATTTTTTGACCTTGAATCATGCTAAGTGGCAATAGTTCCTCATCAATCAGGTAACTGAACTTTTCCAGCACCCGATTCAGCGATGTTGTATGGTCCTCTTCATCTTCTATTGGGCTCATTACAAGAATGGCGTACGTCTTTTCAAATGAGATGTTTAGATAACGCGCTCTTCGAATGAGATTTTCCTCCGTTTCCAGCCCCGATATCAAATCATGCAAATAGTCTTGGCGCAATCGATTTTCAACTTCAATGCTCGTTTTCTCTTGGTTGATTTGCAGTGCAAGGACGTTTTTGGCTTGCTCGATTGCAACGACACTCAACCGATCAAATGCATTCATTCTTTTAGGAACGATTACATATGCAACAGTCCGATTATGCAGGGTAATCGTGAAAACGGAGAAGGTTTGATTCTTATGGATTACTTCAAAAGAAGTTTGATGATTATTCTCGGATTGAAGGACACATTTATACAACTCCGCGTGATTGAAATGGTCAATGTTGTAAGTCGCATTTCGCGGCGCTGCTTCGTAAATGCAATTGCCAAATTCATCGAGCAATAAAATCGGTTCTTCAATGAAATTGGCCACTTTTTGTAAAATCCCTTCGTTTCCGCCCTTATTGAGTGCTTCTTCAAAGAGTTCATCGTGCAGTTCACTTACCCGGACTTCATTTGAATACAGTTTTGCATTTGAAATGGACAGTGCTGTTTGGTAACAAAAGTTTTTGAGCATTTGCAGTAAAGGCAGCTTGGAATGATACAAAACGGTTCGAGCTAAAAAGATGATGCCAATCCGTTCGCCATGAGCAACCAATGGGGAACAGATAAGGGAAACGATGTTTTTTTCCTTCAGGTTTTGAAGAAGTGGGCTTTCCAAAGATGTATGCTCGGAAATATCCGCCAAGATGAACGGTTCCTGATTGTTCGATAATTGCATTTGAAACGGTGAATGTAGAGATTCCTCGAAAAACAACAGATCGGATTTCCCGATACCGGCAACTGCTTCGATACGCATGCAAGCTTTCTCATGATTTATCATTCCGACGAGGACAGAGTGTGCTTTGGAAACATCCAATAGATGCGTAGCACTTAAATTCAGAATATCGGTCAGCGGGGCTAGAGAAGCGACTTCCAAGTTGATTTGATGCAGGATTTCGAATGTACTGGTAGAGAATTTCAAGAAATCCGCTTTCTGCTTTAAAGTTTGAAGTGCATAAAAGTGTGATTGTAATTTTTCATCTCTGTAATCCTCATGAAGTCTCGCTTTTAATGCATCCCATTTTATCTCATCGTAATGGTTGCTTTGGATGAGTGGAATCAGTTCACCAATAAAGTCACTGTAAGTGAGTTCGCTTTGGATCATCGGAAGGCTCCTTTCAATTCTCTCATTTTTAAATCTATTAATTAGTATGAATTATACAACAAAGTGAGTGAGTATTGTAGTTAATTGACATAGTTGACCTTTTAGGAAAGAAGTAAAATTAGGGAAATAGTGTAGATGAAAGGGGTTATTCAATGAAATTTCAAGATCGAGTCGCAATCGTGACGGGCGGGGCGGATGGAATTGGCAAAGAAATTGCTCGTAAAATGCTTGCTGAAGGCGCTACAGTCATCATTACCGATATTAATAAAACCGCTTGTGAAGATACGGTGACGGAATTTCAAATGGACGGTTTCAACGTTCATTCATTTCCAGCGGATGTTTCACAAAAAAAAGAAGTAATCGAAGTGATTGAAAAAACAAAAGAACAGTTTGGAAAGATTGATATTTTAGTGAACAATGCGGGGGTTGTCCGTGATGCAAGGATAACTGAAATGGAAGAGGAAGATTGGGATCTTGTAGTAGATGTCTGTTTAAAAGGTTCCTTCCTTTTTGCTAAATATACGGCTGAGCATATGATTTCTCAAGAATACGGGAAAATTGTCAATATTGCTTCCCGTGCTTATTTGGGAAATCCGGGACAGGCCAATTATTCCTCTGCAAAGTCCGGTGTTCTCGGTCTGACGAAAGCGCTTGCAAAGGAATTGGGCAGGTACAACATTACTGTAAATGCGATTGCGCCAGGTTTGATTGAAACAAATGCATTACGGAACCATCCGAAGGCCGAAAAGATTAAAGAGCTTCAAAAGCGTGATTCACCCATCAAACGTGTAGGCACAACCGAAGACGTTGCAGATGCAGTGATGTTTTTCGCATCGGATGCTTCCTCTTATATTACAGGGGATATTTTACACGTGACAGGCGGAAGATTCGGCTAATCGAACGGGAGGAGAACGCAATGGCAAATATCGAACGTAAAGCCATTCCCATAATGGATGGTTTGTGGCAAATGGAAGCAGATGACAATCCACACTTGATGGGAAGTCGATGCAGGGCGTGTGGAGAGATGTTTTTTCCTCGAAAAACCCTGAATTTTTGTATGCATTGTCATAAAGAGTCATTGGAAGAGATACTATTTTCCGGCAAAGGACGCGTCTTGATGCTAACAAAAGTGGAAAGACAACCAGCTGGCGGTTTTTATAAAGGTGAGGTTCCTTATACATATGGAATCGTGCAATTGGATG
The sequence above is drawn from the Sporosarcina luteola genome and encodes:
- a CDS encoding ABC transporter permease; the encoded protein is MKAHSKYRSFWKKLKKNKGALVGAGILFFFITMSALAPFIGHYPVNEMMFEDSLQGPSAKHLLGTDEFGRDLFTRMLYGGRVSLLMGLVAVSISGTIGVILGVIAGYYRKLDMYIMQFMDILMAFPSLLMAIAIVSILGVGLTNAMIAVAISVIPSFVRIVRGSVLSVRETEYVEASRALGVKDWRIIVKHILPNVASPIIVLATIQFGGSILSAAALSFLGLGAQPPNPEWGALVYVGKSFLSQAWWMTLFPGLAIMLVVLGFNLLGDGLRDALDPRLK
- a CDS encoding serine hydrolase, whose protein sequence is MLKEKIESYISGIDATFGISIKHLGTNEEVHLQGDRYFQTASVVKVPILAALYDAVYKGRIDIKERIVLQKEDRIPGSGVFQEMDAGISPTIKDLAMMMIIVSDNMATDKLLTMVDSQTVQDYMRTIGLEHIHVKHSIWELLSLCAGIGPTEYSDEMFNQIINTLIAGHYDRDSIVFQETTENNVSTTRDMNRLMEKIARGEIFSKACCTDIREILLRQQYTQRIPGLLPRGTKVANKTGSLGTVYNDTGIVYLPDQKGEFVITVFSVGKTLDYEGNEPIARIAKIAFDYFLEGAAG
- a CDS encoding ABC transporter ATP-binding protein produces the protein MEELLKVEDMHIFFHGEKGDVIPAVKGVNFHIHEGETLGLVGESGCGKSLTSLSIMQLIPKNDGFTEGKILLDDIDVNVCSEKEMRAIRGNKMSMIFQEPMTSLNPVHKIGKQIGEVLLLHDVGDPKIIKVRTIEILKKVGIPRAEKIVDEYPHQLSGGMRQRVMIAMAMACNPKLLIADEPTTALDVTIQAQILDLMNTLQEEYKTAILLITHDLGVIAEMADRVMVMYYGQIVEEADVRSLFKEPKHPYTLGLLHSVPTLEAEDEARLNPIHGTVPNLGDIQVGCPFRARCERAFDKCKEENPPLFQMDNHSVRCWLYEGQGVSV
- a CDS encoding ABC transporter ATP-binding protein → MSEPLLTVRDLKTYFPLRKGLFKRNNGFVKAVDGISFQVQRGETLGIVGESGCGKSTMGRSILRLIEPSSGSIQFEGQEVTTLKGSQLRKLRAEMQIVFQDPYASLNPKLTVGSILDEALSTHHIGNNAKQRKEMISDLLSSVGLSPSHIGRYPHEFSGGQRQRIGIARAVAVKPSIIIADEPVSALDVSVQAQILNLFEELKETLGLTYIFIAHDLSVVKHVSDRIGVMYLGRIVELSDKKELFKNPLHPYTQALMSAVPSLDPDVKKERIILKGDVPNPAAPPSGCPFHPRCQFAKDVCKSVRPKEISVSSVRTVSCHMYDDEHRNIFSGFSVIEK
- a CDS encoding acyl-CoA dehydrogenase family protein produces the protein MDFTINNDVKEVLAAINKFLEAEVVPLQEKYKRELENERYFYNEDGTYSPNVVEAFKLIRMKSAEAGFYNMFGEPELGGSGDVFGPVSIALIFEHLTKKHGIDPFSYEMFPRGLFTGGLTPVLLGLQEEIREEVLKEISSGETLLCFGLSEPDAGSDVWNMQTKAVQDGDEWVINGTKQWITNAHYAKYVMTFAITDPELAKARKGGISCFLVPIDGVTVVPTSTIPVLGHLGSATAIISFENARVHQKYIIGDLHQGFGKALKGVDLGRIVMAALCVGVAQWALKIAVNYANERKTFGVTIGNHQAIQMMLADCAMDIYAGRNMLLNCAWKMENQSELPLKEISMIKAFCTEMAQRVIDNCMQICGGMGLTNEMKLEKAWRWARMMRIPDGTTEIQKRTIAKKLLQGDLQF
- a CDS encoding TRAP transporter substrate-binding protein, with translation MKKVFAILGLALLLILGACSKVDSGSENSDSKKVYELNVSNIQPSTHHYVYNVYEPWTEFVEKETNGRVKVNVYHGGTLGKPTSAFEDTRGGIADIGLVISTYYYDSIFFPYTIGNLPFAFPDSQVGSEIMTKFGEKYAVDAIEEEVHYLGGSYVTDPYNLFSQKPIRKIEDIRGLKMRVQGKSDVPLVEAWGGVPVSIPLDETYEALQKGTLDTAFYSTIGVLGHKYYEVAPNVMKLGTTVTPVTPIMNKEYYESLPEDLQKMFDEVLGPKLAELLSETHKKELDKAYVELDKLIEGKGEIIELAPEEEAKFKASAKTIWDDWVADANAKGYPGDQMMEDFKKMILEEGLQLPF
- a CDS encoding TRAP transporter small permease → MGIVEKWIGFLTTISRWIAIFTMTSMVIFTTYAVISRNLGAPVVGDVEFMQLGMVVLIMFALAYTQKENAHISIGLIVDRLPRKVQEFIDVISYLSTFIICILIGWVSLKIGLNSMIGNVKTTDLLGVPHFPFRFIIALGFTMWGLEALLKVVRSTVIFFAGKEG
- a CDS encoding TRAP transporter large permease, which codes for MNIELIGLMGIVLMFILMFLRFPIAIAMAIPAFLGICYLKGWKTLTTAIETIIWDHSFSYTLTTIPLFIWMGELLFVSGISNELFKMFRLWMGRLRGGLGLATIGASAIFAAASGSSLATTGTMGAIASKEMDRFGYKDSFSAGTIVAGGTLGILIPPSTAFIVYGMLTEQSIGKLLIAGIIPGIMLTGLYMLTVYISARLNPDIAPVTSGGGWREKIHSLKSTIWILILFIVVIGGMYIGFFSPTEAAAVGAFGAMLTALLNRKLTFKNFIESASNTLKTTGFLFAIMLAAFMLNYFLAITRVPMLMADAIDSLSMPNFVIFMLIIVMYLILGAFMDSLAMIVITIPIILPIINAMDMDLIWFGVIIVLIIELGLITPPVGMNCYVLKGVSDYSLETIFKGAARFILPIIVMILILYFFPEIALFLPSKM
- a CDS encoding helix-turn-helix domain-containing protein, translated to MIQSELTYSDFIGELIPLIQSNHYDEIKWDALKARLHEDYRDEKLQSHFYALQTLKQKADFLKFSTSTFEILHQINLEVASLAPLTDILNLSATHLLDVSKAHSVLVGMINHEKACMRIEAVAGIGKSDLLFFEESLHSPFQMQLSNNQEPFILADISEHTSLESPLLQNLKEKNIVSLICSPLVAHGERIGIIFLARTVLYHSKLPLLQMLKNFCYQTALSISNAKLYSNEVRVSELHDELFEEALNKGGNEGILQKVANFIEEPILLLDEFGNCIYEAAPRNATYNIDHFNHAELYKCVLQSENNHQTSFEVIHKNQTFSVFTITLHNRTVAYVIVPKRMNAFDRLSVVAIEQAKNVLALQINQEKTSIEVENRLRQDYLHDLISGLETEENLIRRARYLNISFEKTYAILVMSPIEDEEDHTTSLNRVLEKFSYLIDEELLPLSMIQGQKIILVTPEQNIRTVAKFAVSYVEDKHPELQFRIGISNDIVQVKDYLKGFNEAKKAAEFAHSFQFKTPIVHFKELGIIGLLFNTENTEYMKEFMDRYLGKIITYENQNKSELLKTLEVFLDNESAIQVSAEKLHIHYNTLRYRLNRIEEILEIDLAHTQNRLNLQIAIIIHRLVKQD
- a CDS encoding SDR family NAD(P)-dependent oxidoreductase: MKFQDRVAIVTGGADGIGKEIARKMLAEGATVIITDINKTACEDTVTEFQMDGFNVHSFPADVSQKKEVIEVIEKTKEQFGKIDILVNNAGVVRDARITEMEEEDWDLVVDVCLKGSFLFAKYTAEHMISQEYGKIVNIASRAYLGNPGQANYSSAKSGVLGLTKALAKELGRYNITVNAIAPGLIETNALRNHPKAEKIKELQKRDSPIKRVGTTEDVADAVMFFASDASSYITGDILHVTGGRFG
- a CDS encoding Zn-ribbon domain-containing OB-fold protein, which gives rise to MANIERKAIPIMDGLWQMEADDNPHLMGSRCRACGEMFFPRKTLNFCMHCHKESLEEILFSGKGRVLMLTKVERQPAGGFYKGEVPYTYGIVQLDEGINIFSQLVDDSTLSADERVEMVVVKLYEEDEHDVMTFKFKADSTLREGVRDDGE